Proteins from a single region of Streptomyces sp. HUAS 15-9:
- a CDS encoding rhomboid family intramembrane serine protease, whose protein sequence is MDQAAGSAQDAQRVPVCYRHPDRETGVHCTRCERPICPECMVSASVGFQCPECVRTGSGTGHSPAASRPRTVAGGTVTADPRLVTKVLIGLNLAFFLVQSAVGDSFTDRFDLIGQAYVPLLGSVQGIAHGQSYRLLTAMFLHGSYIHILFNMLSLWWIGGPLEAALGRARYIALYFVSGLAGSALSYLLAAPNQPSLGASGAIFGLFGATAVLMRRLNYDMRPVIALLVINLIFTFSWSGIAWQAHIGGLVAGLVCGYAMVHAPRRHRNLIQYGACVLFLVAVVVLTLLRTAQLT, encoded by the coding sequence ATGGACCAGGCTGCAGGCAGCGCGCAGGACGCCCAGCGCGTGCCCGTGTGCTATCGGCACCCGGACCGCGAGACCGGCGTCCACTGCACCCGATGCGAGCGTCCGATCTGCCCCGAGTGCATGGTCAGCGCGTCCGTGGGCTTCCAGTGCCCCGAATGCGTCCGCACCGGCTCGGGCACGGGGCACTCCCCGGCCGCGTCCCGGCCCCGGACGGTCGCGGGAGGCACGGTCACCGCCGACCCACGGCTGGTCACCAAGGTGCTGATCGGCCTCAATCTGGCCTTCTTCCTGGTCCAGAGTGCCGTGGGCGACAGCTTCACCGATCGCTTCGACCTGATCGGCCAGGCCTACGTCCCGCTTCTCGGCTCGGTCCAGGGCATTGCGCACGGCCAGTCGTACCGGCTGCTGACCGCGATGTTCCTGCACGGCAGCTATATCCACATCCTGTTCAACATGCTCAGCCTGTGGTGGATCGGCGGCCCCCTGGAAGCGGCCCTCGGCCGGGCCCGGTACATCGCGCTGTACTTCGTCTCGGGGCTGGCCGGCAGCGCCCTCAGCTATCTGCTGGCCGCACCCAACCAGCCCTCGCTGGGCGCCTCCGGAGCGATCTTCGGCCTCTTCGGTGCGACCGCCGTCCTGATGCGGCGGCTCAACTACGACATGCGCCCGGTCATCGCCCTGCTGGTGATCAACCTCATCTTCACGTTCAGCTGGAGCGGCATCGCCTGGCAGGCCCACATCGGCGGCCTGGTCGCGGGCCTCGTGTGCGGCTACGCCATGGTCCACGCTCCACGTCGGCACCGGAACCTGATCCAGTACGGCGCCTGTGTGCTGTTCCTGGTCGCGGTCGTGGTCCTGACGCTGCTCAGGACCGCACAGCTCACCTGA
- a CDS encoding class E sortase: MAATADDTEEQTDAPEAAPVRRRRDTGRIATAVSVFGELLITSGLVLGLFVVYSLWWTNVIADRQADRRGDKVRDSWAHDSGPGALDTKDGIGFLHVPSMHNGEVLVEKGTSTEVLNDGVAGYYTDPVKATLPMSGKKGNFTLAAHRDGHGAKFHNIDKVEKGDPVVFETKDKWYVYKVYAVLDETSKFNVKVLAPVPKESGKKKPGHYITLTTCTPVYTSRYRYVVWGELVRVDKVDSKRTPPEELR; the protein is encoded by the coding sequence GTGGCAGCGACCGCCGACGACACCGAAGAGCAGACGGACGCGCCGGAGGCGGCGCCGGTACGGCGGCGCCGGGACACCGGCCGTATCGCCACGGCCGTCAGCGTCTTCGGTGAACTTCTGATCACGTCGGGCCTGGTGCTCGGCCTGTTCGTCGTCTACTCCCTGTGGTGGACGAACGTCATCGCCGACCGGCAGGCGGACCGGCGCGGTGACAAGGTCCGCGACAGCTGGGCCCACGACAGCGGTCCCGGCGCGCTGGACACCAAGGACGGCATCGGCTTCCTGCACGTGCCGTCGATGCACAACGGCGAGGTCCTGGTCGAGAAGGGCACGTCGACGGAGGTCCTGAACGACGGTGTGGCCGGCTACTACACGGACCCGGTGAAGGCGACCCTGCCCATGTCCGGCAAGAAGGGCAACTTCACCCTCGCCGCCCACCGCGACGGCCACGGCGCCAAGTTCCACAACATCGACAAGGTGGAGAAGGGCGACCCGGTCGTCTTCGAGACGAAGGACAAGTGGTACGTCTACAAGGTCTACGCCGTGCTCGACGAGACCTCGAAGTTCAACGTCAAGGTCCTCGCCCCGGTCCCGAAGGAATCCGGCAAGAAGAAGCCGGGCCACTACATCACCCTGACGACGTGCACGCCGGTCTACACGAGCCGGTACCGGTATGTGGTGTGGGGCGAACTGGTCCGCGTGGACAAGGTGGACAGCAAGCGGACACCGCCGGAGGAACTGCGCTGA
- a CDS encoding DUF881 domain-containing protein: MSNSADSPGTGSTGSDPAPASRVRPVRILTAAVFALAGLIFFTSFDTAKGTDIRTDASMLKLSDLIQERSHKNKGLDESNAALRDSVESLARGDDGGTEAEDRKLAALEKNAGTQKLTGRAITVTLNDAPPNATAKLPGYPEPQPDYLVIHQQDLQAVVNALWKGGAQGIKVMDQRLISTSAVRCVGNTLILQGRVYSPPYKITAVGDPDALQKSLAASPAIQNYMVYVNVYGLGWKVTEDGAMTLPGYSGTVDLHYAKPVQ, from the coding sequence TTGAGCAATTCTGCCGACTCCCCCGGGACGGGATCAACGGGTTCCGACCCTGCTCCCGCATCCCGTGTCCGGCCGGTGCGGATCCTCACGGCGGCCGTGTTCGCCCTCGCCGGGCTCATTTTCTTCACCAGCTTCGACACGGCCAAGGGCACCGACATCCGTACGGATGCCTCCATGCTGAAGCTCTCCGACCTGATCCAGGAACGAAGCCACAAGAACAAGGGGCTGGACGAGTCCAACGCGGCCCTGCGCGACAGCGTGGAGTCCCTGGCCCGGGGCGACGACGGCGGCACGGAGGCCGAGGACCGCAAGCTCGCGGCGCTGGAGAAGAACGCGGGCACCCAGAAGCTGACCGGCAGGGCGATCACCGTCACGCTCAACGACGCCCCGCCGAACGCCACCGCCAAGCTCCCCGGCTACCCCGAGCCACAGCCCGACTACCTGGTCATCCACCAGCAGGACCTGCAGGCGGTGGTGAACGCCCTCTGGAAGGGCGGCGCCCAGGGGATCAAGGTCATGGACCAGCGGCTGATCTCCACCAGCGCGGTCCGCTGCGTGGGCAACACGCTGATCCTTCAGGGCCGCGTCTACTCACCGCCGTACAAGATCACCGCGGTCGGGGACCCGGACGCGCTGCAGAAGTCGCTCGCGGCGAGCCCGGCGATCCAGAACTACATGGTGTACGTGAACGTCTACGGCCTCGGCTGGAAAGTCACCGAGGACGGGGCGATGACTCTTCCCGGCTACTCGGGCACAGTGGATCTGCACTACGCGAAGCCCGTGCAGTAG
- a CDS encoding peptidylprolyl isomerase, translating into MAEQLYATLKTNHGDIEIRLFPNHAPKTVRNFVELAQGEREWTHPETGVKSTDRLYDGTVFHRVISGFMIQGGDPLGTGIGGPGYEFEDEFHPDLSFNKPYLLAMANAGPATNGSQFFITVGPTIWLNRKHTIFGEVTDPAGQKVVDAIANVPTTRPNDRPVNDVVIESVVIEKREG; encoded by the coding sequence ACATCGAGATCCGGCTGTTCCCGAACCACGCGCCGAAGACCGTCAGGAACTTCGTCGAGCTCGCCCAGGGTGAGCGCGAGTGGACCCACCCCGAGACCGGTGTGAAGAGCACGGACCGGCTCTACGACGGCACGGTCTTCCACCGGGTGATCAGCGGCTTCATGATCCAGGGCGGTGACCCGCTCGGCACCGGCATCGGCGGTCCCGGGTACGAGTTCGAGGACGAGTTCCACCCGGACCTCTCCTTCAACAAGCCCTATCTGCTCGCCATGGCCAACGCCGGCCCGGCCACCAACGGCTCGCAGTTCTTCATCACCGTCGGCCCGACCATCTGGCTGAACCGCAAGCACACCATCTTCGGCGAGGTCACCGACCCGGCCGGCCAGAAGGTCGTCGACGCCATCGCCAACGTGCCCACCACGCGTCCCAACGACCGGCCGGTCAACGACGTCGTCATCGAGTCGGTCGTCATCGAGAAGCGCGAGGGCTGA
- a CDS encoding FtsW/RodA/SpoVE family cell cycle protein codes for MSSTSNSSTHHTSTIGAIGAPSRRNTELALLVFAVVIPVFAYANVGLAIDNQVPAGLLGYGLGLGLLAGVAHLGVRKFAPYADPLLLPLATLLNGLGLVCIWRLDQSKLLQSLPNFAPAAPRQLLYTALGIGMFAAVLFFLKDHRVLQRYTYISMFGALILLILPLVPGLGANIYGAKIWINIPGLGSLQPGEFAKIVLAVFFAGYLMVKRDALALASRRFMGLYLPRGRDLGPILVVWGISILILVFETDLGTSLLFFGMFVIMLYVATERTSWIVFGLLMSAAGAVGVASFEPHVKSRVDSWLDPMREFTLSRQNVPGHSEQLQQALWAFGSGGTLGTGWGQGHSDLIRFAANSDFILATFGEELGLAGIMAILLVYGLIVERGVRTALAARDPFGKLLAVGLSGAFALQVFVVAGGVMGLIPLTGMTMPFMAYGGSSVLANWALIGILIRISDTARRPAPTPASNPDAEMTQVVRPGSTGPAG; via the coding sequence ATGAGCAGTACTTCCAACAGTTCGACGCACCACACGTCCACGATCGGCGCCATCGGCGCACCGAGCCGGCGCAACACCGAGCTGGCGCTGCTGGTGTTCGCGGTGGTCATCCCGGTGTTCGCGTACGCCAACGTGGGCCTGGCCATCGACAACCAGGTGCCCGCCGGCCTGCTCGGGTACGGCCTCGGGCTCGGTCTGCTGGCCGGCGTCGCCCACCTCGGTGTGCGGAAGTTCGCCCCGTACGCCGACCCGCTCCTGCTGCCGCTGGCCACCCTGCTCAACGGGCTCGGTCTGGTGTGCATCTGGCGGCTGGACCAGTCGAAGCTGCTGCAGTCACTGCCCAACTTCGCCCCGGCCGCGCCCCGCCAGCTGCTGTACACCGCGCTCGGCATCGGCATGTTCGCCGCGGTGCTGTTCTTCCTCAAGGACCACCGGGTCCTCCAGCGCTACACCTACATCTCGATGTTCGGCGCACTGATCCTGCTCATCCTGCCGCTGGTCCCGGGGCTCGGGGCCAACATCTACGGCGCCAAGATCTGGATCAACATCCCCGGCCTCGGCTCCCTGCAGCCGGGTGAGTTCGCGAAGATCGTCCTCGCCGTCTTCTTCGCCGGCTACCTGATGGTGAAGCGCGACGCCCTGGCCCTCGCCAGCCGCCGCTTCATGGGCCTGTACCTGCCGCGAGGCCGCGACCTCGGCCCGATCCTGGTCGTCTGGGGGATCTCGATCCTCATCCTGGTCTTCGAGACCGACCTCGGCACCTCGCTGCTGTTCTTCGGAATGTTCGTCATCATGCTGTACGTCGCCACCGAGCGGACCAGCTGGATCGTCTTCGGTCTACTGATGTCCGCCGCCGGCGCGGTCGGCGTGGCGAGCTTCGAGCCGCACGTCAAGAGTCGCGTCGACTCCTGGCTCGACCCGATGAGGGAGTTCACACTCAGCCGCCAGAACGTCCCCGGTCACTCCGAGCAGCTGCAGCAGGCCCTGTGGGCCTTCGGCTCCGGCGGCACCCTGGGCACCGGCTGGGGCCAGGGCCACTCCGACCTGATCCGGTTCGCCGCCAACTCGGACTTCATCCTCGCCACCTTCGGCGAGGAGCTGGGCCTGGCCGGCATCATGGCGATCCTGCTCGTCTACGGCCTGATCGTGGAGCGCGGTGTGCGCACCGCCCTCGCCGCCCGCGACCCCTTCGGCAAACTGCTCGCCGTCGGCCTGTCCGGGGCCTTCGCCCTCCAGGTCTTCGTCGTGGCCGGCGGTGTCATGGGTCTCATCCCGCTCACCGGTATGACCATGCCGTTCATGGCCTACGGCGGTTCCTCCGTGCTGGCCAACTGGGCACTCATCGGCATCCTCATCCGCATCAGCGACACGGCCCGCCGCCCCGCGCCCACCCCCGCGAGCAACCCGGACGCGGAGATGACCCAGGTGGTCCGCCCCGGAAGCACCGGCCCCGCCGGGTGA
- the crgA gene encoding cell division protein CrgA, whose protein sequence is MPKSRIRKKADYTPPPAKQATAIKLNSRTWVAPVMLAMFVIGLAWIVVFYVTDGSLPIDKLDNWNIVVGFGFIAAGFGVSTQWK, encoded by the coding sequence GTGCCGAAGTCACGTATCCGCAAGAAGGCCGACTACACGCCGCCGCCCGCGAAGCAGGCGACGGCCATCAAGCTGAACAGCCGCACCTGGGTCGCGCCGGTCATGCTGGCGATGTTCGTCATCGGCCTGGCCTGGATCGTCGTGTTCTATGTGACCGACGGTTCGCTGCCGATCGACAAGCTCGACAACTGGAACATCGTGGTCGGCTTCGGCTTCATCGCGGCGGGATTCGGCGTCTCCACGCAGTGGAAGTAG
- a CDS encoding class E sortase: MRVIVRSVSELCITVGALIVLFVVYVLFWTGVKADHVMDDQIDQLQREWSKGAAGHPAAGPGSSSGPAGPVAYHYGRPFAIMYIPRLGFTWNKPVLEGTGTDVLKKGLAHYARTARLGGQGNFAVAGHRRTYGDPFKDFPELRPGDAVVLTDGTTWFTYRIDKGPYKTVPTDVEVIDPVPRKSGYTRPGRYLTLTTCDPEWGHSHRLIVWAHLDSTQPVEAGRPKALRR; encoded by the coding sequence GTGCGCGTGATCGTCAGGTCCGTCAGCGAGCTCTGCATCACCGTCGGCGCTCTGATCGTGCTGTTCGTCGTCTATGTGCTGTTCTGGACCGGTGTGAAGGCCGACCACGTCATGGACGACCAGATCGACCAGTTACAGCGGGAGTGGTCGAAAGGGGCGGCCGGGCACCCGGCGGCGGGCCCCGGATCCTCCTCAGGCCCGGCCGGGCCCGTGGCGTACCACTACGGCAGGCCGTTCGCGATCATGTACATCCCGCGGCTCGGTTTCACGTGGAACAAACCCGTGCTCGAGGGCACCGGCACGGATGTGCTGAAGAAGGGCCTCGCCCACTACGCCCGTACCGCCCGGCTGGGCGGGCAGGGCAACTTCGCGGTCGCCGGTCACCGGCGTACCTACGGTGATCCGTTCAAGGACTTTCCCGAGCTGCGCCCGGGGGACGCGGTCGTACTGACGGACGGGACGACCTGGTTCACGTATCGGATCGACAAAGGCCCTTACAAAACAGTTCCGACGGACGTTGAAGTGATCGACCCTGTGCCACGTAAGTCGGGGTATACGCGTCCAGGCCGCTATCTCACGCTGACCACGTGCGATCCGGAATGGGGGCACAGTCACAGGCTGATCGTCTGGGCGCACCTGGACTCCACACAGCCTGTGGAGGCAGGCAGACCGAAGGCTCTGCGCCGTTAG
- a CDS encoding peptidoglycan D,D-transpeptidase FtsI family protein, giving the protein MNKPLRRIAIFCGLLVLALLIRDNWLQYAQADKLRTDPKNRRVAIERYAYPRGDIIVDGNPITGSVEAKSGDYKYKRTYKNGPMWAPITGYSSQAFDGSFLEKIEDGILTGNDDRLFFRKTLDMITGKPQQGGNVVTTLNAAAQKAAFNGLSKQGGKGAVVALEPSTGKILALASYPSYDPSTFAGDRDSDAAAWKKLQKQYNPADPMLNRALRETYPPGSTFKVVTAAAALENNLYPDANTNTRSPLPWTMPGTTTELKNEGNIPCKNATMRVALQYSCNTVFGKIGADLGNDKMLAEAKKFGFAEEQFVPTRSSASVFSDHMNQSQTALSSIGQYNTAATPLQMAMVASAVANGGKLMKPYMVDKLQSSNLDTVATTEPQQLSEPLSAKNAQILQSMMETVVQDGTGKNAQIGGDVTVGGKTGTAQHGVENSENPYAWFISYAKLSDGSSPVAVAVVIEDDNANRDDISGGGLAAPIAKSVMEAVIGSKK; this is encoded by the coding sequence GTGAACAAGCCACTGCGCCGAATCGCGATCTTCTGCGGACTGCTGGTCCTGGCGCTGCTGATCCGTGACAACTGGCTTCAGTACGCCCAGGCCGACAAACTGCGCACCGACCCCAAGAACCGCCGCGTGGCCATCGAGCGGTACGCGTACCCGCGCGGCGACATCATCGTCGACGGCAACCCGATAACCGGCTCGGTCGAGGCCAAGAGCGGCGACTACAAGTACAAGCGCACCTACAAGAACGGGCCCATGTGGGCACCGATCACCGGCTACTCCTCGCAGGCGTTCGACGGCAGCTTCCTGGAGAAGATCGAGGACGGCATCCTCACCGGCAACGACGACCGGCTCTTCTTCCGCAAGACCCTCGACATGATCACGGGCAAGCCCCAGCAGGGCGGCAACGTGGTCACCACGCTGAACGCGGCCGCGCAGAAGGCGGCGTTCAACGGCCTGTCGAAGCAGGGTGGCAAGGGTGCGGTCGTCGCCCTGGAGCCCTCCACCGGCAAGATCCTCGCGCTGGCCTCCTACCCGTCGTACGACCCCTCGACCTTCGCGGGTGACCGCGACAGCGACGCGGCGGCCTGGAAGAAGCTCCAGAAGCAGTACAACCCCGCCGACCCGATGCTGAACCGGGCGCTGCGCGAGACCTACCCGCCGGGCTCCACCTTCAAGGTGGTCACGGCCGCGGCCGCGCTGGAGAACAACCTGTACCCGGACGCCAACACGAACACCAGGTCGCCGCTGCCGTGGACCATGCCGGGCACCACCACCGAGCTCAAGAACGAGGGCAACATCCCCTGCAAGAACGCGACCATGCGCGTCGCGCTGCAGTACTCCTGCAACACCGTCTTCGGCAAGATCGGCGCCGACCTCGGCAACGACAAGATGCTGGCGGAGGCGAAGAAGTTCGGCTTCGCCGAGGAGCAGTTCGTCCCGACCCGCTCCAGCGCCTCGGTGTTCTCCGACCACATGAACCAGTCGCAGACCGCGCTGTCCTCGATCGGCCAGTACAACACCGCCGCGACCCCGCTGCAGATGGCCATGGTCGCCTCGGCCGTCGCCAACGGCGGCAAGCTCATGAAGCCGTACATGGTCGACAAGCTCCAGTCCTCGAACCTGGACACCGTGGCGACCACCGAGCCGCAGCAGCTCAGCGAGCCGCTGTCGGCGAAGAACGCGCAGATCCTGCAGTCGATGATGGAGACGGTCGTCCAGGACGGCACCGGCAAGAACGCTCAGATCGGCGGCGACGTCACCGTGGGCGGCAAGACCGGTACCGCCCAGCACGGCGTGGAGAACAGCGAGAACCCCTACGCCTGGTTCATCTCGTACGCCAAGCTCAGCGACGGCAGCTCGCCGGTCGCCGTGGCCGTCGTGATCGAGGACGACAACGCCAACCGCGACGACATCTCCGGCGGCGGCCTCGCGGCGCCGATCGCCAAGAGCGTGATGGAGGCGGTCATCGGCTCCAAGAAGTGA
- the pknB gene encoding Stk1 family PASTA domain-containing Ser/Thr kinase, producing MEEPRRLGGRYELGQVLGRGGMAEVYLAHDTRLGRTVAVKTLRADLARDPSFQARFRREAQSAASLNHPAIVAVYDTGEDYIDGVSIPYIVMEYVDGSTLRELLHSGRKLLPERAMEMTIGILQGLEYAHRSGIVHRDIKPANVMLTRNGQVKVMDFGIARAMGDSGMTMTQTAAVIGTAQYLSPEQAKGEQVDARSDLYSTGCLLYELLTVRPPFVGDSPVAVAYQHVREEPQPPSVFDPEITPEMDAIVLKALVKDPNYRYQSADEMRADIEACLDGQPVAATAAMGSVGYGGYPDDQPTTALRADAGATSMLPPMNPDDGGYGYDDRPDRRRQPKKNNTSTILLVVAGILVLVGAILIGKYAFSGNGADNSKVSTPSFVDHTVGESKSMANNIGLKLSFTKKPCENQTKGKVCSQDPLPETKVKKGSTVNLVVSTGAPKVTVPSVIGLSLDEARSKLEGDDYKFKVNTETRESTEDPGTVLEQNPVDGKQIQKGSTITLTIAKAAQKSTVPDVTGQTCDAAKAQMTANNLVGNCVEVDTSDPNQAGKVIATSPAKGEQVDKNSTVQIQVGKAPQQTQVPNVVGQTVKNAKKILQQSGFNNIQFADGSSQDDGAFVSQQDPVAGTAGDPNSTTVTLTTLGFGNGNNGGNNGGATLFGGTSG from the coding sequence ATGGAAGAGCCGCGTCGCCTCGGCGGCCGGTACGAGCTGGGCCAGGTGCTCGGCCGTGGTGGCATGGCGGAGGTCTACCTCGCGCATGACACCCGCCTCGGCCGCACCGTGGCTGTGAAGACGCTGCGCGCGGACCTCGCGCGTGACCCTTCCTTCCAGGCCCGCTTCCGCCGGGAGGCCCAGTCGGCCGCCTCGCTCAACCATCCCGCGATCGTGGCGGTCTACGACACGGGCGAGGACTACATCGACGGGGTCTCGATCCCGTACATCGTGATGGAGTACGTCGACGGGTCCACGCTCCGTGAGCTGCTGCACAGCGGGCGCAAGCTCCTGCCCGAGCGTGCGATGGAGATGACCATCGGCATCCTCCAGGGCCTGGAGTACGCCCACCGCAGCGGCATCGTCCACCGTGACATCAAGCCGGCGAACGTCATGCTGACGCGCAACGGCCAGGTCAAGGTCATGGACTTCGGCATCGCCCGCGCCATGGGCGACTCCGGCATGACGATGACGCAGACGGCGGCCGTCATCGGCACCGCCCAGTACCTCTCCCCGGAGCAGGCGAAGGGCGAGCAGGTCGACGCGCGCTCGGACCTCTACTCGACGGGCTGTCTGCTCTACGAGCTGTTGACGGTACGGCCGCCGTTCGTAGGGGACTCCCCGGTCGCGGTCGCCTACCAGCACGTCCGCGAGGAACCGCAGCCCCCGAGCGTCTTCGACCCCGAGATCACGCCCGAGATGGACGCCATCGTCCTGAAGGCGCTGGTCAAGGACCCGAACTACCGCTACCAGTCTGCCGACGAGATGCGCGCCGACATCGAGGCCTGCCTCGACGGCCAGCCGGTGGCGGCCACGGCGGCCATGGGCTCGGTCGGCTACGGCGGCTACCCCGACGACCAGCCGACGACGGCGCTGCGCGCGGACGCCGGCGCCACGTCGATGCTGCCGCCGATGAACCCGGACGACGGCGGCTACGGCTACGACGACCGCCCCGACCGCCGCCGCCAGCCCAAGAAGAACAACACCTCCACGATCCTCCTTGTCGTCGCGGGCATCCTGGTCCTGGTCGGCGCGATCCTGATCGGGAAGTACGCGTTCAGCGGGAACGGGGCGGACAACAGCAAGGTCAGCACGCCGAGCTTCGTCGACCACACCGTCGGCGAGTCCAAGAGCATGGCCAACAACATCGGCCTGAAGCTGTCGTTCACCAAGAAGCCCTGCGAGAACCAGACCAAGGGCAAGGTCTGCTCGCAGGACCCGCTACCCGAAACGAAGGTCAAGAAGGGCTCCACCGTCAATCTGGTGGTCTCGACGGGTGCGCCGAAGGTCACCGTGCCCAGCGTGATCGGGCTCAGCCTCGACGAGGCCAGGTCGAAGCTCGAGGGCGACGACTACAAGTTCAAGGTCAATACCGAGACCCGGGAGTCCACGGAAGACCCGGGCACCGTCCTCGAACAGAACCCGGTCGACGGCAAGCAGATCCAGAAGGGCTCCACGATCACCCTCACGATCGCCAAGGCCGCGCAGAAGTCGACCGTCCCGGACGTCACCGGCCAGACCTGTGACGCCGCCAAGGCCCAGATGACGGCCAACAACCTGGTCGGCAACTGCGTCGAGGTGGACACCAGCGACCCGAACCAGGCCGGCAAGGTCATCGCGACCAGCCCGGCGAAGGGCGAGCAGGTCGACAAGAACTCCACGGTGCAGATCCAGGTCGGCAAGGCCCCGCAGCAGACGCAGGTGCCGAACGTCGTCGGGCAGACGGTGAAGAACGCCAAGAAGATCCTGCAGCAGAGCGGCTTCAACAACATCCAGTTCGCCGACGGCAGCTCGCAGGACGACGGCGCGTTCGTCAGCCAGCAGGACCCGGTCGCGGGCACCGCGGGCGACCCGAACAGCACCACCGTCACCCTCACGACCCTGGGCTTCGGCAACGGCAACAACGGCGGCAACAACGGCGGAGCGACCCTCTTCGGCGGCACCAGCGGCTGA
- a CDS encoding aminodeoxychorismate/anthranilate synthase component II codes for MSARILVVDNYDSFVFNLVQYLYQLGAECEVLRNDEVSTAHAQDGFDGVLLSPGPGTPEEAGVCVDMVRHCAATEVPVFGVCLGMQSMQVAYGGVVDRAPELLHGKTSLVEHEGKGVFAGLPSPFTATRYHSLAAEPATVPAELEVTARTHDGIIMGLRHRELLVEGVQFHPESVLTEHGHRMLANWLVECGDQGAVARSAGLAPVVGRATA; via the coding sequence GTGAGTGCGCGGATTCTCGTCGTCGACAACTACGACAGCTTCGTCTTCAACCTGGTCCAGTACCTGTATCAGCTGGGCGCCGAGTGCGAGGTGCTGCGCAACGACGAGGTGTCGACGGCGCACGCCCAGGACGGCTTCGACGGCGTGCTGCTGTCGCCGGGCCCCGGCACCCCCGAGGAGGCCGGCGTCTGCGTGGACATGGTCCGCCACTGCGCGGCCACCGAGGTGCCCGTCTTCGGCGTCTGCCTCGGCATGCAGTCGATGCAGGTGGCGTACGGCGGTGTGGTGGACCGCGCGCCGGAGCTGCTGCACGGGAAGACCTCCCTGGTCGAGCACGAGGGCAAGGGCGTCTTCGCCGGACTGCCCTCGCCCTTCACGGCGACCCGCTACCACTCGCTGGCCGCCGAGCCGGCCACGGTTCCGGCGGAACTGGAGGTCACGGCCCGTACCCACGACGGGATCATCATGGGCCTCAGACACCGTGAACTCCTGGTCGAGGGTGTGCAGTTCCACCCCGAGTCGGTGCTGACCGAGCACGGACACCGGATGCTGGCGAACTGGCTGGTGGAGTGCGGGGACCAGGGCGCGGTGGCGAGGTCGGCGGGGCTCGCCCCGGTGGTGGGCAGGGCCACGGCGTGA
- a CDS encoding class E sortase: MTALRPERETDASYGDQSYGASGALGDQYGQGGYSEPYVPPVDDETVALRLPDPPPGAGSGATYASGASSPSSATGTPVGGRAARRKAAKRRGGRHGGAARQAEPRGEANGPRPPLSRVEARRQARARKPGAAVVASRAIGEVFITTGVLMLLFVTYQLWWTNVRAHAQAGEETSSLQNDWASGKREPGTFEPGQGFAILHIPELDVVAPIAEGVSNKRVLDKGMVGHYGEGPLKTAMPSAKTGNFGLAAHRNTHGEPFRYINRLKPGDAVVVETQDTYYVYKMTSMLPVTAPNNTSVLDPIPRGSGFTRPGRYITLTTCTPEFTSKYRLIVWGKMVEERPRSKGKPDALVE; the protein is encoded by the coding sequence GTGACCGCGCTGCGCCCGGAGCGCGAGACCGATGCCTCGTACGGGGATCAGTCGTACGGGGCTTCCGGTGCGCTCGGGGACCAGTACGGGCAGGGGGGCTACTCAGAGCCGTACGTGCCTCCCGTCGACGACGAGACGGTGGCCCTCCGTCTGCCGGATCCGCCGCCGGGGGCCGGGAGCGGTGCCACATACGCCTCTGGCGCCTCATCCCCCTCCTCGGCCACCGGAACCCCGGTGGGCGGCCGGGCGGCCCGCAGAAAGGCCGCCAAGCGGCGCGGCGGGCGCCATGGCGGCGCGGCGAGGCAGGCGGAGCCGCGCGGGGAGGCGAACGGGCCCAGACCGCCGCTCTCCCGAGTGGAGGCCCGGCGCCAGGCGCGGGCGCGCAAGCCGGGTGCGGCCGTCGTCGCGAGCCGGGCGATAGGCGAGGTGTTCATCACCACCGGCGTGCTGATGCTGCTGTTCGTCACCTACCAGCTGTGGTGGACGAACGTCCGGGCCCATGCGCAGGCGGGCGAGGAGACGAGCAGCCTGCAGAACGACTGGGCGAGCGGGAAGCGGGAACCGGGGACGTTCGAGCCGGGGCAGGGGTTCGCCATCCTGCACATTCCCGAGCTGGACGTGGTGGCGCCGATAGCGGAGGGCGTCAGCAACAAGAGGGTGCTCGACAAGGGCATGGTGGGGCACTACGGCGAGGGCCCGCTGAAGACCGCGATGCCGAGCGCGAAGACCGGCAACTTCGGGCTGGCGGCGCACCGCAACACGCACGGCGAGCCGTTCCGGTACATCAACAGGCTCAAGCCGGGCGACGCCGTCGTGGTGGAGACCCAGGACACGTACTACGTCTACAAGATGACGTCGATGCTCCCGGTGACGGCGCCCAACAACACGAGCGTGCTGGACCCGATCCCCAGGGGGTCGGGCTTCACCCGGCCGGGCCGGTACATCACCCTCACCACGTGTACGCCGGAGTTCACCAGCAAGTACCGGTTGATCGTCTGGGGCAAGATGGTCGAGGAACGGCCGCGCAGCAAGGGCAAGCCGGATGCGCTCGTCGAGTAA